One Streptomyces sp. NBC_00102 DNA segment encodes these proteins:
- a CDS encoding M1 family metallopeptidase — MLLACAVLGCTASACTGAGAGVAGTPGAAGVRDPYFPKLGNGGYDVSHYDLRLSVDRSAEHLTGTATITARATQDLSAFHLDLVGLDVTGATVEGRPAAVSRAGGELVLRPDAQVAGRLRRGRTFETVVHYSGAPRTLTDADGTHEGWLRTADGAVALGEPAGGPTWFPGNHHPSDKATYTVAVTVPEGLTAVSNGELASRRTTKGTTGDPARTTYTWRTTEPMASYLATVAIGRFVTKESRAGGLTVFTAVDPEAAAEAEPELARIPRILAWEAERFGPYPFRSAGAIVDRAEDSEYALETQNRPYYPGPPTTGLLVHELAHQWFGDSVTPADWQDMWLNEGFATYAEWLWSEDHEDTPVGESFEEAFDDDANWAFPPAKPPTAADVSQPPVYGRGAMVVHRLRLAVDDDERFFALLKGWTRAHRHGNASTEEFTSYAEKVTGLDLSRLWSVWLYGDERPADPNAPDLPPN, encoded by the coding sequence CTGCTGCTCGCCTGCGCCGTCCTCGGCTGCACCGCTTCGGCCTGTACGGGCGCGGGGGCCGGGGTGGCCGGGACGCCGGGCGCGGCCGGAGTGCGCGATCCGTACTTCCCGAAGCTCGGGAACGGCGGCTACGACGTCAGCCACTACGACCTCCGGCTCTCCGTCGACCGGAGCGCCGAGCACCTGACGGGCACGGCGACGATCACCGCCCGCGCCACCCAGGACCTGAGCGCCTTCCACCTCGACCTCGTCGGGCTCGACGTGACCGGGGCGACCGTCGAGGGGCGGCCCGCCGCGGTGAGCCGGGCGGGCGGCGAGCTGGTCCTCCGCCCCGACGCGCAGGTCGCCGGCCGCCTCCGCAGGGGCCGCACTTTCGAGACGGTCGTCCACTACTCCGGTGCGCCCCGCACCCTGACGGACGCGGACGGCACCCACGAGGGGTGGCTGCGGACTGCGGACGGGGCCGTCGCGCTCGGCGAGCCGGCGGGCGGCCCGACGTGGTTCCCCGGCAACCACCACCCGAGCGACAAGGCCACCTACACCGTCGCGGTCACCGTCCCCGAGGGCCTGACGGCCGTCTCCAACGGCGAACTCGCCTCCCGGCGCACCACCAAGGGCACCACCGGCGACCCCGCCCGCACCACGTACACCTGGCGCACCACCGAACCCATGGCGAGCTACCTCGCGACGGTCGCGATCGGCCGTTTCGTCACGAAGGAGTCCCGCGCGGGCGGCCTCACGGTCTTCACCGCCGTGGACCCCGAGGCGGCGGCGGAGGCGGAGCCGGAACTCGCCCGGATTCCGCGGATCCTGGCGTGGGAGGCGGAGAGGTTCGGGCCGTACCCGTTCCGTTCGGCGGGGGCGATCGTGGACCGGGCCGAGGATTCCGAGTACGCCCTGGAGACGCAGAACCGGCCGTACTACCCCGGCCCGCCGACCACCGGGCTCCTCGTCCACGAGCTGGCGCACCAGTGGTTCGGCGATTCGGTCACTCCGGCCGACTGGCAGGACATGTGGCTCAACGAGGGGTTCGCGACGTACGCGGAGTGGCTCTGGAGCGAGGACCACGAGGACACCCCGGTGGGGGAGAGCTTCGAGGAGGCCTTCGACGACGACGCCAACTGGGCCTTCCCGCCGGCGAAGCCGCCGACCGCGGCCGATGTCTCGCAGCCACCGGTGTACGGGCGCGGAGCCATGGTCGTGCACCGGCTGCGGCTCGCGGTGGACGACGACGAGAGGTTCTTCGCCCTGCTCAAGGGCTGGACCCGGGCGCACCGGCACGGCAACGCGTCGACGGAGGAGTTCACGTCCTACGCGGAGAAGGTGACGGGCCTGGACCTGTCGCGGCTCTGGTCGGTCTGGCTGTACGGCGACGAGCGCCCGGCCGACCCGAACGCGCCGGATCTGCCGCCGAACTGA
- a CDS encoding MarR family winged helix-turn-helix transcriptional regulator: MDDPIQQVEYEQMLLSRHIFLRTANGRRKDDVLERSAYVLLSRIRVQGPMSIKELSDAFGLDSSTLNRQTAAAMQAGLVERIPDPSGGMARKFRITPEGAQRLDEEREKNASGLGLVLEKWSAEDVETFAEYLKRFNTDIERLSGRPWPRP; the protein is encoded by the coding sequence ATGGACGACCCCATCCAGCAGGTCGAGTACGAGCAGATGCTGCTCAGCCGTCACATCTTCCTGCGCACCGCCAACGGCCGGCGCAAGGACGACGTGCTGGAGCGGAGCGCGTACGTCCTGCTGAGCCGCATCCGCGTGCAGGGGCCGATGTCCATCAAGGAGCTCAGCGACGCCTTCGGGCTCGACTCGTCCACCCTCAACCGGCAGACCGCCGCCGCGATGCAGGCCGGTCTGGTGGAGCGCATTCCGGACCCCTCAGGAGGGATGGCCCGCAAGTTCCGGATCACCCCGGAGGGTGCGCAGCGGCTCGACGAGGAGCGCGAGAAGAACGCGAGCGGGCTCGGGCTCGTGCTGGAGAAGTGGTCCGCGGAGGACGTGGAGACGTTCGCGGAGTACCTCAAGCGGTTCAACACCGACATCGAGCGGCTCTCCGGGCGGCCCTGGCCACGGCCGTAG
- the cdgB gene encoding diguanylate cyclase CdgB: MEAESEPYVRLATMRQLHQAVADLNSARSLADTLQTVADGIVNGLGYELGCVNLVQPDGELVVAAFAGNNAAEALITGRTGSRDAWERRLTMGEAWEDLRFIPHTEGWVLLDDDVPQWHTEGPEPRFEDEWHPLDRLYAPMYTTNGGRDRKDLLGVLSVDRPRNGRRPGAWGREALQMYASQAAIAIGNARLRANMQRALVRLEREQQALRASEESFRQAFEYAPSGMAIAEVGGDLHGRLLRTNDALCRLLGRPASVLRRQSFADLVHPEDLGTLLRTSAEGGRAELRLGRRDGTYLWVSLRNSVVADTTDGPRFLLTHVEDIEERKRHELNLAHRASHDALTGLPNSAELRSRLSERLCERPHATAATAIEALDAAYGDVEARGHGYDVDPGLAGIPYEHHVHTVAPDPARDDGAKGLAVLFCDLDGFKSINDRFGHTTGDAVLIEVARRLSTCVRDGDTVARLGGDEFVVLADGLGAADAADLAVRLRNAIIPPIRVDGRAVRVGASFGIGWAECGMSVEEVLASADQRMYVEKRSRAKVHRRAG; the protein is encoded by the coding sequence ATGGAGGCCGAGTCGGAGCCCTACGTCCGTCTTGCGACCATGCGGCAGCTGCACCAGGCCGTCGCTGATCTCAATTCGGCGCGCAGCCTTGCCGACACGCTGCAGACCGTGGCGGACGGAATCGTCAACGGTCTCGGCTACGAGCTGGGCTGTGTCAATCTCGTCCAGCCGGACGGTGAACTCGTCGTGGCCGCGTTCGCGGGCAACAACGCGGCCGAGGCGCTGATCACCGGCCGCACCGGTTCCCGCGACGCCTGGGAGCGCCGGCTGACCATGGGGGAGGCCTGGGAGGATCTGCGGTTCATACCGCACACCGAAGGCTGGGTCCTTCTCGACGACGACGTGCCGCAGTGGCACACCGAGGGTCCCGAGCCCCGCTTCGAGGACGAGTGGCATCCGCTGGACCGCCTCTACGCCCCGATGTACACGACCAACGGCGGCCGGGACCGCAAGGATCTGCTGGGCGTGCTCTCCGTGGACCGCCCGCGCAACGGCCGCCGCCCGGGCGCCTGGGGCCGCGAGGCGCTCCAGATGTACGCCTCGCAGGCCGCGATAGCGATAGGCAACGCCCGGCTCCGCGCCAACATGCAACGCGCGCTGGTCCGTCTCGAACGCGAGCAGCAGGCGCTGCGGGCCAGTGAGGAATCCTTCCGCCAGGCCTTCGAGTACGCCCCCAGCGGCATGGCCATCGCGGAGGTGGGCGGCGACCTGCACGGGCGGCTGCTCCGGACCAACGACGCGCTCTGCCGGCTGCTGGGTCGCCCGGCCTCGGTGCTGCGCCGCCAGTCCTTCGCCGACCTGGTCCATCCCGAGGATCTCGGCACCCTGCTCCGTACGTCCGCCGAGGGCGGGCGGGCCGAGCTGCGGCTCGGCCGGCGCGACGGTACGTACCTCTGGGTCTCGCTCCGCAACTCGGTGGTCGCGGACACCACGGACGGGCCGCGCTTCCTCCTCACGCACGTGGAGGACATAGAGGAGCGCAAGCGGCACGAGCTGAACCTTGCGCACCGCGCCTCGCACGACGCCCTCACCGGTCTGCCCAACAGCGCGGAGCTGCGTTCCCGGCTCAGCGAGCGGCTCTGCGAGCGCCCGCACGCCACCGCCGCCACCGCGATCGAGGCGCTGGACGCGGCGTACGGGGACGTGGAGGCCCGGGGGCACGGGTACGACGTCGATCCGGGACTCGCGGGCATCCCCTACGAACACCACGTCCACACGGTGGCGCCGGACCCCGCGCGCGACGACGGGGCGAAGGGGCTCGCGGTCCTCTTCTGCGATCTGGACGGCTTCAAGTCCATCAACGACCGATTCGGTCACACCACGGGCGACGCGGTCCTGATCGAGGTGGCCCGCCGCCTCAGTACCTGTGTGCGGGACGGGGACACCGTCGCCCGTCTCGGGGGTGACGAGTTCGTCGTGCTCGCGGACGGGCTCGGCGCGGCCGACGCCGCCGACCTGGCGGTACGCCTGCGGAACGCGATCATCCCGCCCATCAGGGTGGACGGCAGGGCGGTCCGGGTCGGTGCGAGTTTCGGTATCGGCTGGGCCGAGTGCGGGATGAGTGTGGAAGAGGTCCTGGCCTCGGCGGATCAGCGGATGTACGTGGAGAAGCGGTCGCGGGCGAAGGTTCACCGCAGAGCCGGATGA
- a CDS encoding TerD family protein has translation MAVSLSKGGNVSLTKEAPGLTAVTVGLGWDVRTTTGTDFDLDASAIAVNPTGKVVSDGHFVFFNNKSTPDQTIVHTGDNVTGQGEGDDEQINVNLAGLPADVDKIVFPVSIYDAENRSQNFGQVRNAFIRIINQAGGTEIARYDLSEDAATETAMVFGELYRNGAEWKFRAVGQGYASGLRGIAQDFGVNI, from the coding sequence ATGGCAGTAAGCCTGTCCAAGGGCGGCAACGTCTCGCTCACCAAGGAGGCACCGGGCCTGACCGCCGTCACGGTCGGCCTCGGCTGGGACGTCCGCACCACCACCGGCACCGACTTCGACCTCGACGCCTCGGCGATCGCGGTGAACCCGACGGGCAAGGTCGTCTCCGACGGCCACTTCGTCTTCTTCAACAACAAGTCGACGCCGGACCAGACCATCGTCCACACCGGTGACAACGTCACCGGCCAGGGCGAGGGCGACGACGAGCAGATCAACGTCAACCTGGCGGGCCTGCCGGCCGACGTGGACAAGATCGTCTTCCCGGTCTCCATCTACGACGCCGAGAACCGCAGCCAGAACTTCGGCCAGGTGCGGAACGCCTTCATCCGCATCATCAACCAGGCCGGCGGCACCGAGATCGCCCGCTACGACCTCAGCGAGGACGCCGCCACCGAGACCGCGATGGTCTTCGGCGAGCTCTACCGCAACGGCGCCGAGTGGAAGTTCCGCGCGGTCGGCCAGGGTTACGCCTCGGGTCTGCGCGGCATCGCGCAGGACTTCGGCGTCAACATCTGA
- the arfB gene encoding alternative ribosome rescue aminoacyl-tRNA hydrolase ArfB: MSGPYVIRGAVSLPEAELMWRFSRSSGPGGQHVNTSDTQVELRFDLAATEALPEVWKERALERLAGRLIDGVVSVRASEHRSQWRNRETAAVRLASLLAEATAPPPAPRRKRKIPRGINERRLREKKQRSDTKRGRSGRDW; the protein is encoded by the coding sequence ATGTCCGGGCCCTATGTCATCCGCGGTGCGGTCTCCCTGCCGGAGGCCGAGCTCATGTGGCGTTTCTCGCGGTCCTCCGGGCCCGGGGGGCAGCACGTCAACACCAGCGACACCCAGGTGGAGCTGCGCTTCGACCTCGCCGCCACCGAGGCGCTGCCCGAGGTCTGGAAGGAGCGCGCGCTGGAGCGGCTGGCCGGCCGGCTGATCGACGGGGTGGTCTCCGTACGCGCCTCCGAGCACCGTTCGCAGTGGCGCAACCGCGAGACGGCCGCCGTGCGGCTCGCCTCCCTGCTGGCGGAGGCGACGGCGCCGCCGCCGGCGCCCCGCCGCAAGCGCAAGATCCCGCGCGGGATCAACGAACGCCGGCTGCGGGAGAAGAAGCAGCGGAGCGACACCAAGCGCGGACGCTCCGGCCGCGACTGGTGA
- a CDS encoding heme-binding protein, producing MNVTPPAATATPSAPASTPAGRRFSLRARVLTGAVAVAALGAGTFGAVSASASAPASSPSSAPAAVSAATANRNLQQTTHLTVAAATKAAQAVLDAAQKENQRVSVAVVDRDGNTIVSLRGDGAGPQSPESAEKKAYTAVSWNAPTSELVGRLDQAPNLKDIPGTLFLAGGAPVQVKGAPVAAVGVAGAPSGDLDEKFARAGVAALAR from the coding sequence ATGAACGTCACTCCCCCCGCCGCCACCGCCACCCCCTCGGCCCCCGCTTCCACCCCCGCCGGCCGCAGGTTCTCGCTGCGGGCCCGGGTCCTGACCGGCGCGGTGGCCGTCGCCGCACTGGGCGCGGGTACGTTCGGCGCGGTCTCCGCCAGTGCCTCGGCGCCCGCCTCGTCGCCCTCTTCGGCCCCGGCCGCCGTCTCGGCCGCCACCGCGAACCGGAACCTCCAGCAGACGACCCACCTCACGGTGGCCGCCGCCACGAAGGCCGCGCAGGCCGTGCTCGACGCCGCGCAGAAGGAGAACCAGCGCGTCTCGGTCGCGGTCGTCGACCGCGACGGCAACACGATCGTCAGCCTGCGCGGCGACGGCGCCGGTCCGCAGTCCCCGGAGTCCGCCGAGAAGAAGGCGTACACCGCGGTCTCCTGGAACGCCCCGACCTCCGAGCTGGTCGGGCGCCTGGACCAGGCCCCGAACCTGAAGGACATCCCCGGCACCCTCTTCCTCGCGGGCGGCGCCCCGGTCCAGGTCAAGGGCGCTCCCGTCGCGGCGGTCGGCGTCGCGGGCGCCCCGAGCGGAGACCTCGACGAGAAGTTCGCCCGCGCGGGGGTCGCCGCCCTCGCCCGGTGA
- a CDS encoding 1-phosphofructokinase family hexose kinase, translating to MILTVTLNTALDVTYTVADLVPHGRHRVSEVVERPGGKGVNVARVLAALGHPTVVTGFAGGRTGTLVRELLAPLGPHDALIPVAGDTRRTVTVVERSTGRTTRLDEPGPEVGHDEWAALLRTYDELLGEATAVALCGSLPPGIHVGAYAELVRRARAAGIPVLLDTGGEPLRRGMAARPDLATPNADELARLTGSREPLRATRDARRRGARSVVAPLGTDGLVAATEAGTWRAAPPSAVRGNATGADDSAAAGLLSGLAEGLDWPDRLARAVALASATVLAPAAGEFDADAYAELLPRVTVESLAPVL from the coding sequence GTGATCCTGACCGTCACGCTGAACACCGCACTCGACGTGACCTACACCGTCGCGGACCTCGTCCCGCACGGCCGCCACCGGGTGAGCGAGGTCGTGGAGCGGCCCGGCGGCAAGGGCGTCAACGTCGCCCGGGTCCTCGCCGCGCTCGGACACCCCACGGTCGTCACGGGGTTCGCCGGAGGCCGCACCGGCACCCTGGTGCGCGAACTGCTCGCCCCGCTGGGCCCGCACGACGCGCTCATACCCGTCGCCGGCGACACCCGCCGCACCGTGACCGTCGTCGAACGCTCCACCGGACGCACCACCCGGCTCGACGAGCCCGGCCCCGAGGTCGGCCACGACGAGTGGGCCGCCCTGCTCCGCACCTACGACGAACTCCTCGGCGAGGCAACGGCCGTGGCCCTCTGCGGCAGCCTGCCGCCGGGCATCCACGTCGGCGCCTACGCCGAACTCGTCCGCCGCGCCCGCGCCGCCGGAATACCCGTACTCCTGGACACCGGAGGGGAACCGCTGCGCCGGGGGATGGCCGCCCGCCCCGACCTCGCGACGCCGAACGCCGATGAACTCGCCCGCCTCACCGGTTCCCGGGAGCCCCTGCGCGCCACCCGCGACGCACGCCGCCGCGGTGCCCGCTCGGTGGTCGCCCCGCTCGGCACGGACGGCCTGGTCGCCGCCACCGAGGCCGGCACCTGGCGCGCCGCGCCGCCCTCCGCCGTACGGGGAAACGCGACGGGAGCGGACGACTCGGCGGCGGCCGGACTGCTGTCCGGGCTCGCCGAGGGACTGGACTGGCCGGACCGGCTGGCCCGCGCGGTGGCCCTGGCCTCCGCGACCGTACTCGCCCCGGCGGCCGGGGAGTTCGACGCGGACGCCTACGCGGAGCTGCTGCCCCGCGTCACCGTGGAGTCGCTCGCGCCGGTGCTCTGA
- a CDS encoding DUF3263 domain-containing protein → MTAPEHGNGPIDTGADADGTGADASPGTAALSARDLALLALERRSWASPGAKERAIREELGLSPVRYYQLVNALIEDRRALEADPVTVNRLRRVRDAKRNRR, encoded by the coding sequence ATGACCGCCCCCGAGCACGGAAACGGACCCATCGATACCGGCGCCGACGCTGACGGAACCGGTGCCGACGCGAGCCCGGGCACCGCGGCGCTCTCCGCACGGGACCTCGCGCTGCTGGCGCTGGAAAGGCGGTCCTGGGCGAGCCCCGGCGCGAAGGAACGTGCCATCCGCGAGGAACTGGGCCTCTCCCCGGTCCGGTACTACCAGCTGGTGAACGCCCTGATCGAGGACCGCCGCGCCCTGGAGGCGGACCCCGTGACGGTCAACCGCCTGCGCCGCGTACGGGACGCCAAGCGGAACCGGCGCTGA
- a CDS encoding ROK family protein yields the protein MKAALVGADGTLLHEERRATGRERGPEAVVESILGFAADLRAYGEEHFGEPAVAAGVAVPGIVDAERGIAVYAANLGWRDLPLSDLLGERLGSIPVALGHDVRTGGLAEGRGGAGRGTDRFLFVALGTGIAGAIGIDGVVEPGAHGSAGEIGHVVVRPDGPECGCGQRGCLETLASAAAVSRAWAAACGDPAQDAADCARAVEAGDPAALRVWADAVDALAAGLIIAITLLDPRTLIVGGGLAEAGETLFTPLRAAVEERVTFQTLPHIVPAALGDSAGCLGAGLLAWDLLATEVSV from the coding sequence ATGAAGGCCGCGCTGGTCGGAGCCGACGGCACCCTCCTGCACGAGGAGCGACGGGCCACCGGACGGGAGCGCGGTCCCGAGGCGGTGGTCGAGAGCATCCTCGGGTTCGCCGCCGATCTGCGCGCGTACGGCGAGGAGCACTTCGGCGAGCCCGCCGTCGCCGCCGGGGTCGCGGTTCCGGGCATCGTCGACGCCGAGCGGGGCATAGCGGTCTACGCCGCCAATCTCGGCTGGCGCGACCTGCCCCTGAGCGACCTGCTCGGCGAACGGCTCGGCTCCATCCCCGTCGCCCTCGGCCACGACGTCCGCACCGGAGGACTGGCCGAAGGCCGCGGCGGGGCCGGACGCGGCACCGACCGCTTCCTCTTCGTCGCCCTCGGCACCGGCATCGCCGGAGCCATCGGCATCGACGGGGTCGTCGAGCCGGGCGCGCACGGCAGCGCCGGAGAGATAGGGCACGTCGTGGTCCGGCCGGACGGCCCGGAGTGCGGCTGCGGACAGCGCGGCTGCCTGGAGACGCTCGCCTCCGCCGCCGCCGTCAGCCGTGCCTGGGCCGCCGCCTGCGGCGATCCCGCCCAGGACGCCGCGGACTGCGCGCGGGCCGTCGAGGCGGGCGATCCGGCCGCCCTGCGCGTCTGGGCGGACGCCGTCGACGCCTTGGCGGCCGGGCTCATCATCGCGATCACCCTGCTGGACCCGCGCACCCTGATCGTCGGTGGCGGTCTCGCCGAGGCCGGGGAAACCTTGTTCACACCACTGCGTGCGGCCGTCGAGGAACGCGTCACGTTCCAGACACTGCCCCACATCGTTCCGGCGGCCCTCGGGGACAGCGCCGGATGCCTGGGCGCGGGACTGCTCGCCTGGGATCTACTCGCCACGGAGGTATCCGTCTGA
- the nagA gene encoding N-acetylglucosamine-6-phosphate deacetylase has translation MAGRADSTVLTGARVVRPGGTEENGRLAVEGTRIADGAREDARTIDLTGHWVVPGFVDMHNHGGGGASFTAGSVDQVLTGVRTHREHGTTTVVASTVTDSLDFLGRWAGVLSELAEQGDIAGIHFEGPFISPCRKGAHSEALLRDPDPAAVQALLTAARGTAKMVTLATELPGGLDSVRLLAEQGVIAAIGHTDASYEQTVEAIDAGATVATHLYNAMPALGHRTPGPIAALLEDERITVELINDGTHLHPAALEMAYHHAGAARVALITDAMDAAGFGDGAYQLGPLAVEVKDGVARLVEGGSIAGSTLTLDTAFRRAVTIDRIPVEDVVRSISVNPARLLGLYDRIGSLETGKDADLVVLDEAFVLKGVMRKGEWIVEPKGV, from the coding sequence ATGGCCGGACGCGCAGACAGCACGGTTCTCACCGGCGCCCGGGTCGTACGGCCCGGCGGCACCGAGGAGAACGGCCGGTTGGCCGTCGAGGGCACACGGATCGCCGACGGGGCCCGCGAGGACGCCCGCACCATCGACCTGACCGGCCACTGGGTCGTCCCCGGGTTCGTGGACATGCACAACCACGGCGGCGGCGGCGCGTCCTTCACCGCCGGTTCGGTGGACCAGGTGCTGACGGGCGTACGGACGCACCGCGAGCACGGCACCACCACCGTCGTCGCCTCCACCGTCACCGACAGCCTGGACTTCCTCGGCCGGTGGGCCGGGGTCCTCTCCGAGCTGGCCGAACAGGGCGACATCGCGGGCATCCACTTCGAGGGCCCCTTCATCTCGCCCTGCCGCAAGGGCGCGCACAGCGAAGCGCTGCTGCGCGACCCCGACCCGGCCGCCGTCCAGGCCCTGCTGACGGCCGCGCGCGGCACCGCGAAGATGGTGACGCTCGCCACCGAACTCCCCGGCGGACTCGACTCGGTACGGCTCCTCGCCGAACAGGGCGTCATCGCGGCGATCGGCCACACCGACGCCAGCTACGAGCAGACCGTCGAGGCGATCGACGCGGGCGCCACCGTCGCGACCCACCTCTACAACGCGATGCCCGCCCTCGGCCACCGCACCCCCGGCCCGATCGCGGCGCTGCTGGAGGACGAGCGGATCACCGTCGAACTGATCAACGACGGTACCCATCTGCACCCGGCGGCCCTGGAGATGGCCTACCACCACGCGGGCGCCGCCCGGGTCGCGCTGATCACCGACGCCATGGACGCGGCCGGCTTCGGCGACGGCGCGTACCAGCTCGGCCCGCTCGCGGTCGAGGTCAAGGACGGCGTCGCCCGGCTGGTGGAGGGCGGCTCGATCGCCGGGTCCACCCTCACCCTGGACACCGCGTTCCGGCGGGCCGTGACGATCGACCGCATCCCGGTCGAGGACGTCGTCCGGTCCATCTCCGTCAACCCGGCCCGGCTGCTCGGCCTCTACGACCGGATCGGCTCGCTGGAGACCGGCAAGGACGCCGACCTGGTGGTACTTGACGAGGCGTTCGTCCTCAAGGGCGTCATGCGCAAGGGCGAGTGGATCGTCGAGCCGAAGGGCGTCTGA
- a CDS encoding GNAT family N-acetyltransferase: MLIREATAEDWPAIWPFFHTIVAAGETFTYPADLDEEQASDWWLLPRPNRTVVAVDDAGAVLGTAKMNRNHQGNGSHIASASYMVDPAHSGQGVGRALCAYTVEWAREQGYRAMQFNAVVETNVHAVKLYESLGFEVIGTLPEGFRHPKDGYVGLHIMHLRL; the protein is encoded by the coding sequence ATGCTGATCAGGGAAGCCACCGCGGAGGACTGGCCGGCCATCTGGCCCTTCTTCCATACGATCGTCGCCGCCGGCGAGACCTTCACCTACCCCGCCGACCTCGACGAAGAGCAGGCAAGCGACTGGTGGTTGCTGCCGCGTCCGAACCGCACGGTCGTCGCCGTGGACGACGCCGGGGCCGTCCTCGGCACCGCGAAGATGAACCGCAACCACCAGGGCAACGGCTCGCACATCGCGAGCGCCAGCTACATGGTCGACCCGGCGCACTCCGGGCAGGGCGTGGGGCGGGCACTGTGCGCGTACACCGTGGAGTGGGCGCGCGAACAGGGGTACCGCGCGATGCAGTTCAACGCGGTGGTGGAGACGAACGTCCACGCCGTGAAGCTCTACGAGTCGCTGGGGTTCGAGGTCATTGGCACCTTGCCGGAGGGCTTCCGGCACCCGAAGGACGGGTACGTCGGGCTGCACATCATGCATCTGCGGCTCTGA
- a CDS encoding carbohydrate-binding protein, with protein sequence MTAGNNGEGKPEDDDPFGYLYADGQAAGAQPPGGGGYGYPGPAAQRGVPRTSYNQVRAVGERQYGQVPPQQPYGQPQQQYGQQAPQQYGQPTAQYAAPETYPGGAGAVTASGSVGHGGGGTGRGGNGGNGGRGGPNTKAILGGAIAVVAVVLIGIAAALTTGDDSDKNDKKNEASASAAPSGDNGTSASPEPSGSDEPVELPKQDAAALTLGGTATLDNTVPGAKSASGQYISLNEVGRSATWSVDVPEAGPYTLYVTYGVPGKDAKTTLTVNAEAPRSINMKNYAQAAEGDAAKGWTNTYAYVNLTKGSNTLKLSCEVGDQCDANLDQLSLKAGQQQ encoded by the coding sequence ATGACGGCCGGAAACAACGGCGAGGGCAAGCCCGAGGACGACGATCCGTTCGGCTACCTGTACGCCGACGGGCAGGCGGCGGGCGCCCAGCCCCCCGGCGGTGGCGGCTACGGCTACCCCGGACCGGCAGCTCAGCGCGGCGTCCCCCGGACCTCTTACAACCAGGTGCGGGCCGTCGGAGAGCGCCAGTACGGGCAGGTTCCGCCGCAGCAGCCCTATGGCCAGCCCCAGCAGCAGTACGGCCAGCAGGCCCCGCAGCAGTACGGTCAGCCCACCGCTCAGTACGCGGCCCCCGAGACCTACCCCGGCGGCGCCGGCGCCGTGACGGCGTCCGGTTCGGTCGGGCACGGCGGTGGTGGTACCGGGCGGGGCGGCAACGGCGGTAACGGCGGCCGTGGTGGCCCCAACACGAAGGCCATCCTCGGTGGCGCCATCGCGGTCGTCGCGGTGGTGCTGATCGGTATCGCCGCCGCCCTGACCACGGGCGACGACAGCGACAAGAACGACAAGAAGAACGAGGCATCGGCCTCGGCCGCGCCCAGCGGCGACAACGGCACGTCGGCGTCGCCCGAGCCCTCCGGCTCGGACGAGCCGGTCGAGCTGCCGAAACAGGACGCGGCGGCGCTCACCCTCGGCGGCACGGCCACCCTGGACAACACCGTCCCGGGTGCGAAGAGCGCCAGCGGGCAATACATCAGCCTCAACGAGGTCGGCCGGTCCGCCACCTGGTCGGTCGACGTGCCGGAGGCCGGTCCGTACACCCTGTACGTGACCTACGGCGTGCCCGGCAAGGACGCGAAGACGACCCTGACGGTCAACGCCGAGGCGCCCCGCTCGATCAACATGAAGAACTACGCGCAGGCCGCCGAGGGCGACGCGGCGAAGGGGTGGACCAACACCTACGCCTACGTCAACCTCACCAAGGGCTCCAACACCCTGAAGCTCTCCTGCGAGGTCGGCGACCAGTGCGACGCCAACCTGGACCAGCTTTCGCTGAAGGCCGGGCAGCAGCAGTAG
- a CDS encoding flavin reductase family protein encodes MSNDEFRAALARLAAGVVLVTAEEPADDEGGHGEEAGMTATAFLSVSLDPPLVLVSLRNDSRMDDLLAEQPLWAVSVLAAGQRQIASRFSMKGRISDRLLFADVPHVRGEVSGAPLVNGALATLECRTEQRVLAGDHTLVIGRVLTASVPTATDGEPLLYFKGNYRTLG; translated from the coding sequence GTGAGCAACGACGAGTTCCGGGCCGCTCTCGCGCGGCTGGCCGCCGGCGTAGTACTGGTAACCGCCGAGGAGCCGGCCGACGACGAGGGCGGACACGGCGAAGAGGCCGGAATGACCGCGACGGCGTTCCTGTCCGTCTCGCTGGACCCGCCGCTGGTGCTGGTCAGCCTGCGCAACGACTCCCGCATGGACGACCTGCTGGCCGAACAGCCGCTCTGGGCGGTCTCCGTCCTGGCGGCCGGTCAGCGGCAGATCGCCTCCCGCTTCTCGATGAAGGGCCGGATCAGCGACCGGCTGCTCTTCGCGGACGTCCCGCACGTGCGCGGCGAGGTCTCCGGGGCACCGCTGGTGAACGGGGCGCTGGCGACGCTGGAGTGCCGGACCGAGCAGCGGGTGCTGGCGGGCGACCACACCCTGGTGATCGGGCGGGTCCTCACCGCGTCCGTGCCGACGGCCACGGACGGCGAGCCGCTGCTGTACTTCAAGGGGAACTACCGGACGCTGGGCTGA